A stretch of Saccharomyces eubayanus strain FM1318 chromosome I, whole genome shotgun sequence DNA encodes these proteins:
- the LDS1 gene encoding Lds1p, whose product MSFTGSLVLAGVGGLVYKFTGGQSYEKLPAVTIPFNEYSDKVYKKHFTKVVGRTKYILMNFFKDAFTGGAFIYPFRGFLEFNANKSSYSTTMLSVLSSYLVMFALVSFVYWATITPMYTAFLIVLGPIGLFIAILHSFLQANVFTLLFMRLSHFNNHLVEVCLKKKGLQQDSHLGKPIKYYVPINSVYFWAYYFPFKLVKYILGLVVLLALLSVSFFPLVGPVLFHVLISPFIAQIYFSKVLRLQNFNNLQRRENIYLHAGQYASFGLLAGLIESVPVLAGFAISTNTIGSVLLNIDYPMVPEIVTVVETNIEIETVPQETNEQVNY is encoded by the coding sequence ATGAGTTTCACGGGTTCGTTAGTGTTGGCTGGTGTTGGCGGTTTGGTGTACAAGTTCACTGGGGGCCAATCGTACGAGAAGCTTCCAGCTGTCACTATTCCCTTCAATGAGTACTCAGACAAGGTCTACAAAAAACACTTCACAAAGGTAGTGGGCCGTACCAAGTACATCTTGATGAACTTCTTCAAGGATGCGTTCACTGGTGGCGCCTTCATATACCCTTTTAGGGGGTTTTTGGAGTTTAACGCCAACAAGAGCAGCTATTCGACCACAATGCTGAGTGTTTTATCGAGCTACTTAGTAATGTTTGCGCTGGTGAGCTTTGTTTATTGGGCCACCATCACGCCAATGTACACGGCATTTTTGATTGTGCTGGGTCCCATTGGTCTCTTCATTGCCATTTTGCACTCTTTTTTGCAAGCTAACGTATTCACTTTGTTGTTTATGAGACTGAGCCACTTCAACAACCATTTGGTGGAGGTTTGCCTAAAAAAGAAGGGCCTACAGCAAGATTCCCACCTGGGGAAGCCAATCAAGTACTATGTGCCTATTAATTCGGTGTATTTCTGGGCTTATTATTTCCCCTTTAAGTTGGTAAAGTACATCCTGGGGCTAGTGGTTCTTCTGGCTCTCTTATCCGTATCATTTTTCCCACTGGTGGGGCCCGTGCTTTTCCatgttttgatttctcCTTTCATTGCCCAAatttacttttcaaaagttttacgtttacaaaatttcaacaacCTACAGAGACGTGAAAACATTTATCTTCATGCAGGCCAATATGCCTCGTTTGGATTGTTGGCAGGGTTGATAGAGTCTGTGCCAGTTTTGGCAGGATTTGCCATCTCCACAAATACCATTGGTAGTGTTTTATTGAACATTGATTATCCGATGGTTCCGGAAATCGTAACCGTCGTTGAAACtaatattgaaattgaaacagTACCCCAGGAGACCAATGAACAGGTAAATTATTAA
- the ATS1 gene encoding Ats1p: MSCVYAFGSNGQGQLGLAHDEDVDTPQRSVLAGESKVSKIACGGNHSVVLMSNGTLAGCGDNRRGELQGTAALQQVRGWTPIEVPAPVVDVACGWDTTVVVDTRGHVWQRGGGCYEFEQRHLPVLDPADGRIAVYGCFQNFVVVQGPQVYGWGSNTKCQLQARKCRSVVEPTLVCNLGSVAVDYVAMGKDFLVVVDKNGRMAHASGRLPAGFQLEQQEARLGLEVRCMWTSIHVWDRRQGTVESFGRGTHAQLFPQDAVAVGVPITNFTAGSEHGILVTASQEEPLHYDVHCWGWGEHGNCGPQRGSQPGLQLVGRYATSPRVFGGCATTWVVLDQY, encoded by the coding sequence ATGAGCTGTGTGTATGCGTTTGGGTCCAACGGACAGGGTCAGCTGGGACTGGCGCACGACGAGGACGTGGACACGCCGCAGAGGTCCGTCCTGGCAGGTGAGAGTAAAGTGTCGAAGATAGCGTGCGGTGGGAACCACAGCGTGGTGCTGATGAGCAATGGAACTCTGGCCGGGTGTGGGGATAACAGGCGAGGTGAGCTGCAGGGCACGGCTGCCCTGCAGCAGGTGCGTGGTTGGACGCCCATCGAGGTGCCGGCGCCGGTAGTGGACGTGGCATGCGGCTGGGACACGACGGTCGTGGTCGACACACGTGGCCATGTATGGCAGCGAGGAGGCGGTTGTTACGAGTTCGAGCAGCGCCATCTGCCGGTTCTGGACCCGGCAGATGGCCGCATAGCAGTATACGGGTGCTTCCAGAACTTCGTGGTGGTGCAGGGCCCGCAAGTATACGGCTGGGGCAGCAACACCAAGTGTCAGCTGCAGGCGCGCAAGTGCCGGTCGGTGGTAGAGCCCACGCTGGTGTGCAATTTGGGGTCTGTGGCCGTGGACTACGTGGCCATGGGCAAGGACTTCCTGGTCGTGGTGGACAAGAACGGCCGCATGGCGCACGCATCCGGTCGCCTGCCCGCAGGGTTCCAGCTCGAGCAGCAAGAAGCAAGGCTCGGACTCGAGGTCCGCTGCATGTGGACCTCGATCCACGTCTGGGACAGGCGCCAGGGCACCGTGGAGTCGTTTGGCAGGGGCACGCATGCCCAGTTGTTCCCGCAAGACGCCGTGGCCGTGGGCGTGCCCATCACCAACTTCACTGCCGGCAGTGAGCATGGCATCCTGGTCACTGCCAGCCAAGAAGAGCCCCTCCACTACGACGTGCACTGCTGGGGCTGGGGAGAGCACGGCAACTGCGGCCCTCAACGAGGGTCGCAGCCTGGGCTGCAACTCGTGGGGCGGTACGCCACCAGCCCTCGCGTGTTCGGCGGGTGTGCCACCACCTGGGTCGTGCTCGACCAGTACTAA
- the PSK1 gene encoding serine/threonine protein kinase PSK1, which translates to MPYIGASNISEHSFVNLKEKHAITHKGAVNSATSLQTPPSPDQENQVDNELGDYDTSLSDVSTPNKNEEDGFDRSIKDTLARFGKTKSPPALDFEQPRLLSTVSSSADSTASSPLTDEDIKELEFLPNESTHSYSYNPLSPNSLAVRLRILKRSLEIIIQNPSMLLEPTPDELPPLKDFPGRRRSMPRASASANNLMNRNKSQIWNTTSATLNAFVNNTSSSSAVSSASSDKQQGTPVFPNLDPTHSQTFHRANSLAYLPSILPKQDPLLRHSSSLFRGNYGNSISSERPNFRQPFTDQTNTNHTSSLLNEKSYPEEETFPSHHKPSIDSLNEQRANLKSLLDLLNETLEKNTSERASDLHMISLFNLNKLMLGDPKKNNSESDKRTDNLKRTLLDSLAEPFFEHYNFMEGNSTEDSDELKEEIDEFTGSGDTTAITDMRPQQDYGRILRTFTSTKNSAPQAIFTCSQVDPWQFRAANDLACLVFGISQNAIRALTLMDLIHTDSRNFVLHKLLTTEGQEMVFTGEIIGIVQPETSSLSKTVWASFWAKRKNDLLVCVFEKVPCDYVDVLLNLDDFGVENIVDKCELLSDGHLLSPSSSTTPSSASLSKMASSPIANKLEYSLERQVLENSSLKPNLASRNETQLGDSRSTKKSVKFANDIQDVKNISQSLAKLIEDVRSGVVFDRDDDLLPMPIRVSSHINETRYFTLNHLSYNIPCAVSSTILENELKLKIHSLPYQAGLFIVDSHTLDLISSNKSIMKNMFGYHFAELVGKSITEIIPSFPKILQFINDKYPALDITLHKNKGLVLTEHFFRKIQAEMMGDRKRFYTSVGIDGLHRDGCEIKIDFQLRVMNSKVTLLWVTHSRDVVFEEYNTNPSQLKMLKESELSLMSSASSSASSSKKSSSRISTGTLKDLSNMSTYEDLDHRTNKLKYEIGGDSANQSESTLSELDKGPLDEDKDSSSIIVGDPEIEHKLELAKIYSRDKSQFVKEGNFKVDELLIISKISLSPSVESLTAETDSKGSVKGLLPLKENTLVEKNATANSIGELGTDEDGIIMTRKKSELPISVFLHTPEKNIGAEKHVKKFTDFVSLQKMGEGAYGKVDLCIHKKERYIVVIKMIFKERILVDTWVRDRKLGTIPSEIQIMATLNKNPHENILRLLDFFEDDDYYYIETPVHGETGCIDLFDLIEFKTNMTECEAKLIVKQVVAGIKHLHDQGIVHRDIKDENVIVDSKGFVKIIDFGSAAYVKSGPFDVFVGTIDYAAPEVLGGNPYEGKPQDIWAIGILLYTVVFKENPFYNIDEILEGDLKFNNTEEVSEDCIELIKSILNRCVPKRPTIDDINNGKWLVI; encoded by the coding sequence ATGCCCTACATTGGAGCTTCCAACATATCAGAGCATTCCTTTGTTaatttgaaggaaaagcACGCGATCACACATAAAGGTGCTGTTAACTCTGCAACGTCTTTGCAAACACCCCCAAGCCCGGATCAGGAGAACCAGGTCGATAACGAATTAGGAGACTACGACACTTCTTTGAGTGATGTTTCCACTCCgaataaaaatgaagaagacggGTTTGACCGAAGCATAAAGGACACGTTGGCCAGGTTTGGTAAGACCAAATCACCGCCTGCTCTTGATTTTGAACAACCGAGACTTCTGTCAACAGTGTCTTCATCTGCGGACTCCACGGCGTCTTCACCGTTAACTGATGAAGACATAAAAGAACTAGAGTTTCTTCCGAATGAATCTACTCATTCCTACTCCTACAATCCTCTCTCGCCAAACTCTCTAGCGGTCAGATTaaggattttgaaaagatctCTAGAAATCATAATACAGAACCCAAGTATGCTGTTGGAACCCACTCCGGACGAGTTGCCTCCTTTGAAGGATTTTCCCGGTCGTAGAAGAAGTATGCCAAGGGCATCCGCTTCCGCGAACAATCTGATGAATAGAAACAAGAGCCAAATCTGGAACACGACTTCCGCCACTTTAAACGCATTTGTAAATAAtacctcttcttcttcggcAGTATCATCTGCTTCGTCTGACAAACAGCAGGGCACCCCAGTTTTCCCTAATTTAGACCCAACTCATTCCCAGACATTCCATAGAGCTAACTCTTTAGCTTATTTGCCTTCCATTTTACCCAAGCAAGACCCGCTGCTTAGACATAGCAGCTCATTATTCCGTGGCAACTATGGAAACAGCATAAGCTCTGAAAGGCCGAATTTTAGACAACCGTTTACAGACCAAACCAACACCAACCACACTAGCAGCTTGTTGAATGAGAAATCTtatccagaagaagaaacattTCCGTCCCATCACAAACCTTCTATAGATTCACTAAATGAGCAAAGGGCGAACTTGAAGAGCCTTTTGGATTTACTCAACGAAACGCTGGAAAAGAACACTTCCGAGAGAGCTTCCGATCTGCACATGATATCACTGTTCAATCTGAACAAACTAATGCTTGGAGACCCCAAGAAGAATAATTCCGAATCCGATAAAAGGACAGACAACTTGAAAAGAACCTTGCTAGATAGTCTGGCAGaaccattttttgaacaCTATAATTTTATGGAAGGCAATTCAACCGAAGATTCAGATGAATTGAAGGAGGAAATCGATGAATTCACAGGTTCCGGAGATACCACTGCGATAACGGATATGCGGCCCCAACAGGACTATGGTCGTATTTTAAGGACTTTCACATCTACAAAGAATTCTGCCCCACAGGCGATTTTTACATGTAGTCAAGTAGATCCTTGGCAATTTAGAGCCGCGAATGATCTAGCATGTTTAGTATTTGGTATTTCGCAAAATGCCATTCGCGCGTTAACCCTAATGGATTTGATTCATACAGATAGTAGAAATTTTGTCTTACACAAGCTATTGACCACCGAAGGCCAAGAAATGGTCTTCACGGGTGAAATTATTGGTATCGTTCAACCAGAAACATCGAGCTTATCTAAAACAGTATGGGCATCGTTTTGGgcgaaaagaaagaacgaCTTATTAGTTTgcgtttttgaaaaggtcCCTTGTGACTATGTCGATGTGCTTCTAAATCTGGATGATTTTGGTGTGGAAAATATTGTAGACAAATGTGAGTTACTATCAGATGGACATTTATTGTCCCCTTCCTCCTCTACAACACCTTCGTCTGCCTCGCTATCCAAGATGGCCTCATCTCCAATTGCTAATAAACTTGAATATTCCTTGGAGAGACAGGTTCTTGAAAACAGCTCTTTGAAGCCTAATCTAGCCAGTCGCAATGAAACTCAACTTGGTGACTCACGgtcaacaaagaaaagtgtAAAGTTCGCTAATGATATTCAAGACGTTAAGAATATAAGTCAGTCATTAGCCAAATTGATCGAGGACGTAAGGAGTGGCGTGGTATTTGATCGTGATGATGACCTCTTGCCTATGCCCATTAGAGTTTCCAGTCATATTAACGAAACAAGATATTTTACTTTAAACCATTTGTCTTATAATATTCCGTGTGCGGTCTCCTCTACTATCCTGGAAAATGAGCTAAAACTGAAGATTCACAGCTTACCTTACCAAGCTGGTTTGTTCATTGTGGATTCTCATACTTTAGATCTGATCAGTTCTAATAAATCCATTATGAAAAATATGTTTGGTTATCACTTTGCAGAGTTGGTCGGAAAATCCATTACTGAAATCATCCCATCATTCccaaaaattttacaatTCATCAATGACAAGTATCCTGCATTGGATATCACGCTTCacaaaaacaaaggttTGGTATTAACGGAACATTTTTTCAGGAAAATCCAGGCAGAGATGATGGGTGATCGTAAACGCTTTTACACCTCGGTAGGTATCGATGGGCTTCATAGAGATGGTtgtgaaatcaaaattgaTTTCCAGCTACGTGTCATGAATTCTAAAGTAACTTTACTTTGGGTGACACATTCCAGGGATGTCGTATTTGAAGAGTACAATACGAACCCATCACAACTGAAGATGCTAAAGGAGAGTGAACTAAGTTTGATGAGCAGTGCGAGTAGTTCTGCCAGTTCCTCCAAAAAATCCTCATCTAGAATATCTACGGGAACGCTAAAGGATTTGAGCAATATGTCAACCTATGAGGATTTGGACCACCGAACTAATAAACTGAAATACGAAATTGGGGGCGACTCCGCAAACCAATCTGAATCCACTTTATCGGAACTGGATAAAGGACCCTTGGATGAGGACAAGGACAGCAGTTCAATAATTGTTGGTGATCCTGAGATTGAACACAAATTAGAACTGGCCAAAATTTACTCAAGAGATAAATCACAATTTGTGAAAGAGGGAAATTTCAAAGTCGATGAACTTTTGATAATAAGTAAAATTTCACTATCCCCAAGTGTAGAATCCTTAACAGCTGAGACAGATTCTAAAGGTTCTGTAAAAGGACTATTGCCGCTCAAGGAGAACACGTTGGTTGAGAAAAATGCCACTGCAAACAGTATCGGAGAATTAGGTACAGATGAAGACGGTATCATAATGACTaggaaaaaatcagaaCTGCCTATAAGTGTATTTTTGCATACCCCTGAGAAGAATATTGGTGCTGAAAAGCATGTCAAGAAATTTACAGATTTCGTAAGTTTGCAGAAAATGGGTGAAGGTGCGTACGGTAAGGTCGATCTGTGCATCcataagaaagaaaggtATATTGTGGTGATTAAaatgattttcaaagaaagaattctTGTCGATACATGGGTCAGAGACAGGAAGTTAGGTACTATACCTTCTGAGATCCAGATCATGGCCACGTTGAATAAAAACCCGCACGAGAATATTTTGCGGTTACTggatttctttgaagacgatgattattattatatcgAAACGCCCGTGCATGGTGAAACAGGATGCATAGATCTTTTCGATCTGATTGagttcaaaacaaacatgACAGAATGCGAAGCCAAGCTAATAGTCAAGCAAGTTGTGGCGGGGATAAAGCACTTGCACGACCAAGGCATTGTTCATAGAGATATCAAGGACGAAAACGTGATTGTGGACTCTAAAGGCTTCGTCAAGATTATCGATTTCGGGTCTGCTGCATATGTCAAGAGTGGGCCGTTTGATGTGTTTGTGGGTACTATAGATTATGCTGCACCTGAAGTCCTGGGGGGGAACCCCTACGAGGGCAAGCCACAGGATATTTGGGCTATCGGCATTCTATTGTATACCGTggtcttcaaagaaaacccCTTCTATAACATAGATGAAATACTGGAAGGTGACTTGAAATTTAATAACACGGAGGAAGTCAGTGAAGATTGTATTGAATTGATCAAGAGCATTTTGAATCGTTGTGTACCGAAGAGGCCCACCATTGACGATATTAACAATGGTAAGTGGCTGGTGATTTAA
- the FUN30 gene encoding DNA-dependent ATPase FUN30, with the protein MNGSHSNDEDDLVQVPETSSPTKTMSSSPLKAGSAAPDANVASLRSRFTFKPSEASEGPHISNPAPSGSPEVALVNLAKEFPDFSQTLVQAVFKSNSFNMHSARERLTRLRQQRQNWTWNKNASPKKPEIPPPARKTLPLANTSRLSSIHGNGNNNKSSKITVAKQKTSIFDRYSNVINQKQYTFELPNNLNIDSETLSKLPVSYNKKRRLVRADQHPQGKSQVSATTQLGSAREKLLANRKYGHHTDDNNEEEEESMMTDDDDDASGDDYMESTPQINLDEQVLQFINDSDIVDLSDLSDTTMRKAQLIVSHRPYVSLNAFANTDFNDKDTEEAASGKRKRRSAATANESERLLDKITQSIRGYNAIESVIKKCSSYGDLVSTQMKRWGLQVGDNSELDVMNLGEDDDDDDDDDDDDDDKDGHNGTGSAGTHDQRNDKEAARAVVEGFDETSAEPTPALEERETRTRNTSEPLVKSDEEDVDLEAIDDELPQSEHEDDDYEEEDEDYNDEEEDVAYGDDDDDDDDDDEFVATRKNRHVASTTNRNGRKPIVKFFKGKPRLLSSEISLKDYQQTGINWLNLLYHNKMSCILADDMGLGKTCQVISFFAYLKQINEPGPHLVVVPSSTLENWLREFQKFCPAMKIXPYYGSLQEREELRDILERNSGKYDVIVTTYNLAAGNKYDVSFLKNRNFNVVVYDEGHMLKNSTSERFAKLMKIRANFRLLLTGTPLQNNLKELMSLLEFIMPNLFISKKDSFDAIFKQRAKTTDDNKSHNPLLAQEAITRAKTMMKPFILRRRKDQVLKHLPPKHSHIQFCELNPVQRKIYDKEIKTVLEHKRMVKDGELPKNAKERSKIQSSSSKNLIMALRKASLHPLLFRNIYDDKMIAKMSDAILDEPAYAENGNREYIKEDMSFMTDFELHKLCCNFPKTLSKYQLHNNEWMHSGKIDALKKLLKTIIIDKQEKVLIFSLFTQVLDILEMVLSTLNYKFLRLDGSTQVNDRQLLIDKFYEDKEIPIFILSTKAGGFGINLVCANNVVIFDQSFNPHDDRQAADRAHRVGQTKEVNITTLITKDSIEEKIHQLAKNKLALDSYISEDKKSQDVMESKVSDMLEDIIYDENSQQKENK; encoded by the coding sequence ATGAACGGTTCACATTCCAACGATGAGGATGACTTAGTGCAGGTTCCCGAGACGTCTTCTCCGACTAAGACGATGTCGTCGTCTCCCCTGAAGGCGGGGTCGGCGGCTCCGGACGCCAACGTAGCCTCTTTGAGGAGCAGGTTCACGTTCAAGCCCTCAGAGGCCAGCGAGGGGCCCCATATCTCGAATCCTGCGCCATCGGGGAGTCCTGAGGTGGCTTTAGTCAACCTGGCGAAGGAGTTTCCGGACTTTTCGCAGACACTGGTGCAGGCTGTCTTCAAGTCCAACTCCTTTAACATGCACTCTGCTAGGGAACGGCTCACACGGTTGAGGCAGCAGAGGCAGAACTGGACGTGGAACAAGAACGCATCCCCCAAGAAACCAGAGATCCCGCCGCCTGCCAGGAAGACGCTGCCGCTGGCCAACACCAGCCGTCTGTCATCCATTCACGGTAAcggcaacaacaacaagtcCTCCAAGATCACGGTGGCCAAGCAGAAAACGTCGATTTTCGACCGTTACTCAAACGTCATCAACCAAAAACAGTACACTTTTGAACTTCCCAATAACTTGAACATAGACTCGGAGACGCTGAGCAAGCTGCCCGTGAGttacaacaaaaagagaaggCTTGTGAGAGCAGATCAGCACCCACAGGGCAAGTCCCAGGTCTCTGCCACCACGCAATTGGGCTCTGCAAGAGAGAAACTGCTTGCAAACCGCAAATACGGCCACCACACCGATGACAATAacgaagaggaggaggagaGCATGATGAccgacgacgacgacgacgcAAGCGGTGACGACTATATGGAGTCCACGCCGCAGATAAACCTGGATGAACAGGTCTTGCAGTTCATCAACGACTCCGACATCGTCGACTTGTCTGATCTTTCCGACACTACGATGCGCAAGGCCCAGCTCATAGTCTCTCACAGGCCGTATGTCTCTCTGAATGCGTTTGCGAATACAGACTTCAACGATAAGGACACTGAAGAAGCTGCCTCAGGCAAGAGGAAACGACGCTCGGCGGCCACCGCCAACGAAAGCGAACGGTTGCTCGACAAGATCACCCAGAGTATTAGAGGCTACAACGCCATTGAGTCCGTCATCAAAAAGTGTTCGTCCTACGGTGATCTGGTCAGCACGCAGATGAAGAGATGGGGGCTTCAAGTTGGCGATAACTCCGAGTTGGACGTGATGAATCTCGGtgaagacgacgacgacgatgatgatgatgatgatgatgatgatgataaagaCGGCCACAATGGTACCGGTTCTGCGGGTACACACGACCAGCGCAATGATAAAGAGGCGGCCAGGGCCGTGGTGGAGGGCTTTGATGAGACCAGCGCTGAACCTACTCCTGCACTAGAGGAAAGAGAAACACGGACCAGGAACACATCCGAGCCATTGGTCAAGTcggacgaagaagatgtgGATCTAGAGGCAATTGATGACGAGTTGCCGCAATCCGAGCATGAAGACGACGACTACGAGGAGGAGGACGAAGACTAcaatgatgaagaggaagacgTGGCATACGgcgacgatgatgacgacgacgatgacgatgacgaatTCGTGGCCACGAGAAAAAACAGACATGTGGCCTCTACCACAAACAGAAACGGTCGGAAACCGAttgtcaaatttttcaagggCAAACCAAGACTGCTAAGCTCCGAAATCTCACTAAAGGATTACCAGCAAACCGGTATAAACTGGCTGAATCTGCTCTACCACAACAAGATGTCATGTATCCTTGCAGATGATATGGGTCTGGGTAAGACGTGCCAAgtcatttcatttttcgCATATTTGAAACAAATCAACGAGCCGGGTCCTCACTTGGTCGTTGTGCCATCCTCCACTTTAGAAAATTGGTTAAGAGAGTTTCAGAAATTTTGTCCCGCTATGAAGATCGRGCCTTATTATGGCTCCTTgcaagaaagagaagaattgcgtgatattttggaaagaaactCTGGGAAGTATGACGTTATTGTGACCACGTACAACTTAGCCGCGGGCAATAAATACGACGTTtcgtttttgaagaatagAAACTTCAACGTGGTGGTCTATGATGAAGGCCATATGTTGAAGAACTCCACTTCGGAGAGATTTGCCaagttgatgaaaattCGTGCAAACTTCCGTCTTTTATTGACCGGTACACCATTACAAAATAACTTGAAGGAATTGATGTCACTGTTGGAATTCATCATGCccaatcttttcatttccaaGAAGGATTCATTCGATGCGATCTTTAAACAGCGAGCCAAAACGACAGATGATAACAAAAGCCACAACCCGCTTTTGGCGCAAGAAGCTATCACAAGAGCGAAAACAATGATGAAACCGTTTATTTTGAGAAGACGCAAGGACCAAGTATTGAAGCATCTACCACCAAAGCACTCGCATATCCAATTTTGTGAGTTGAACCCCGtacaaaggaaaatttaCGACAAGGAAATCAAAACCGTATTAGAGCACAAAAGAATGGTTAAGGATGGAGAATTGCCCAAGAACGCTAAGGAAAGATCCAAAATACAATCTTCGAGCTCTAAGAATCTCATAATGGCACTCCGGAAAGCTTCCCTCCATCCACTTCTATTCAGAAACATTTATGACGACAAAATGATTGCTAAAATGAGTGACGCCATTCTGGATGAGCCTGCGTATGCTGAAAACGGTAACAGGGAATACATCAAGGAAGATATGAGTTTCATGACCGATTTTGAATTGCACAAATTATGTTGTAACTTTCCCAAGACACTGTCGAAATATCAACTACATAATAATGAATGGATGCATTCCGGTAAGATCGATGcgttgaagaaattgctgaaGACTATTATCATTGATAAACAGGAAAAAGTTCTGATTTTCTCGTTATTCACTCAAGTGttggatattttggaaatggtTTTATCCACTTTAAATTATAAGTTTTTGAGACTAGATGGGTCCACCCAAGTGAATGATAGACAGCTGTTGATCGATAAGTTTTATGAAGACAAAGAGATTCCGATTTTCATCTTATCTACAAAGGCAGGTGGGTTCGGGATCAACTTAGTGTGCGCCAATAACgttgttatttttgatcaaaGTTTCAATCCGCATGACGATAGGCAAGCTGCTGATAGAGCCCATCGTGTGGGTCAGACCAAAGAAGTCAATATAACCACATTGATTACCAAGGATTCtattgaagagaaaattcACCAACTGGCCAAGAACAAACTAGCTCTGGATTCTTATATTAGTGAGGATAAAAAATCGCAGGATGTTATGGAAAGTAAAGTCAGTGATATGCTGGAGGACATAATATACGATGAAAATTCGcaacaaaaggaaaataaataa